The following coding sequences are from one Paracoccus alcaliphilus window:
- a CDS encoding Hint domain-containing protein — protein MAEYTISFFTADAFQGGTLPPQWENVTANGTGQQWNEDWVTKTFTLDYDADGLSTITVNDTDAEDDTLNDYEGETTGQAVTASTDSALVGANVENEYEFSFEDAEGNVFRLVALSDGTYIFGYTFDGAWPPSGTELTVIPGQDISTTDDQSLNSADMRAPCFTRGTMIATPHGEVAIEDLREGDLVLTKDHGPQPVRWIGSTNVNAMQMALNEKIRPIRIKAGALGDNSPASDLVVSPQHRVLVRSKIAQRMFGTSEILVAARQLLQLDGIDIAGDLAGVEYFHMLFDRHEVVVSNGAETESLFTGPQALKALGRAAQEEIFTIFPELRDAGAVIEAARPMVSGRKGRKLALRHAQAGRALVA, from the coding sequence ATGGCTGAATATACGATTTCTTTCTTTACCGCGGACGCTTTTCAGGGCGGCACACTGCCTCCGCAGTGGGAAAACGTTACTGCTAATGGCACCGGTCAGCAATGGAACGAGGACTGGGTCACCAAAACATTCACTCTTGACTATGATGCCGATGGGCTAAGCACGATTACCGTGAATGATACCGATGCGGAAGACGATACGCTCAACGATTACGAGGGCGAGACCACGGGGCAAGCGGTAACTGCGTCCACGGATTCCGCTCTGGTCGGCGCGAATGTAGAAAATGAGTATGAATTTTCGTTCGAGGACGCAGAGGGAAATGTGTTCCGCCTTGTCGCGCTGAGCGACGGCACCTACATCTTCGGCTATACCTTTGATGGGGCTTGGCCCCCGTCTGGAACTGAACTGACGGTCATTCCGGGACAGGATATTTCCACCACCGACGATCAATCGCTCAACTCTGCCGACATGAGAGCACCGTGCTTTACGCGAGGCACCATGATCGCCACTCCGCACGGAGAGGTTGCCATCGAGGATCTGCGCGAAGGTGATCTCGTTCTGACCAAGGACCACGGTCCGCAGCCGGTGCGCTGGATCGGTTCCACGAATGTCAACGCGATGCAGATGGCGTTGAACGAAAAAATCCGCCCCATCCGTATCAAGGCGGGCGCGCTTGGCGACAACAGCCCGGCTTCCGATCTGGTCGTTTCGCCGCAACACCGTGTTCTGGTGCGCTCGAAGATCGCTCAGCGGATGTTCGGGACCAGTGAAATTCTGGTTGCCGCCAGACAGTTGCTGCAACTGGACGGTATCGACATTGCCGGGGATCTGGCCGGGGTCGAGTATTTTCACATGCTGTTTGACCGGCATGAGGTGGTCGTCTCGAACGGCGCGGAAACCGAGTCGCTGTTCACCGGCCCGCAGGCGCTGAAGGCGCTGGGGCGTGCCGCGCAGGAAGAAATCTTTACGATTTTCCCCGAATTGCGCGATGCGGGGGCCGTGATCGAGGCCGCGCGGCCGATGGTTTCGGGCCGCAAGGGCCGCAAGCTGGCGCTGCGTCATGCGCAGGCCGGTCGCGCGCTGGTCGCCTGA
- a CDS encoding alpha/beta hydrolase produces the protein MITLNRRRLLAGIAAVTMLSGQSRPAPSIATYPLLTAPPPTHRTSVQDVTVDGHGYRLFRALPGGAAPAGGWPSLWMLDGNAAFNRLTADQLARHPGLAIICLGYQVATELAPEARTLDYTPAPTEGASEPRARDRQTGGHDTFRDRLAGPLMQAGSDGVYLDPARRSLWGHSFGGLFTLATLFRRPDLFRGYIPVSPSTGFGGNALDGIEAEAAPIPAGRAGVLIMLGDSEHRHGSEPPVQPRPSPQTMALAERLRSRDDLSLRVEVLKGLTHGATFRASFDPALQMAEGLRA, from the coding sequence ATGATCACGCTGAACCGTCGCCGCCTGCTGGCGGGTATTGCCGCCGTCACGATGCTGTCGGGACAATCGCGCCCGGCGCCCTCGATCGCGACCTATCCACTGCTGACGGCACCGCCGCCGACGCATCGGACATCCGTGCAGGATGTGACCGTGGACGGGCATGGCTATCGCCTGTTCCGCGCCCTGCCGGGTGGTGCCGCGCCTGCCGGAGGCTGGCCCTCGCTGTGGATGCTGGACGGCAATGCGGCCTTCAACCGGCTGACGGCAGATCAACTGGCTCGGCATCCGGGGCTGGCGATCATCTGCCTGGGTTATCAGGTGGCGACCGAACTGGCGCCCGAGGCCCGGACGCTGGACTATACCCCCGCCCCTACCGAGGGCGCGTCCGAGCCGCGCGCCCGCGATCGTCAGACCGGTGGCCATGACACCTTTCGCGACCGGCTGGCGGGTCCGCTGATGCAGGCGGGTTCGGACGGGGTCTATCTGGACCCGGCGCGGCGCAGTCTGTGGGGGCACAGCTTTGGCGGGCTGTTCACGTTGGCCACATTGTTCCGCCGCCCTGACCTGTTTCGCGGCTATATCCCGGTCAGCCCCTCGACCGGCTTTGGCGGCAACGCGCTGGACGGCATCGAGGCCGAGGCCGCGCCCATTCCCGCTGGCCGGGCCGGGGTGCTGATCATGCTGGGCGACAGTGAACACCGCCACGGCTCGGAACCCCCGGTCCAACCGCGCCCCTCTCCGCAGACGATGGCGCTGGCGGAACGGCTGCGCAGCCGCGACGACCTGTCCCTGCGGGTCGAGGTGCTGAAAGGGCTGACCCACGGCGCGACCTTCCGCGCCTCGTTCGATCCGGCCTTGCAGATGGCCGAAGGGCTGCGGGCCTGA
- a CDS encoding helix-turn-helix transcriptional regulator, with amino-acid sequence MLQKLSLYVANICAAEDSAQIDTVLARAVQDLNFVSYNLSCGKLNPQDFMTDPDLTSWTTHELEAYDRDRWGRRDPLLQRLEGREPAAHTWCSTDWLETPYHDYSEYVHGVGIGGGVTVPLASSTGRFNAMTLLTLTPEISGDQLAATQILANVAQSRLAATGLLHAGTGSSAAAFRTLSNRQREILHWAAMGKSNAEIAVIMDQTKRGIDYHISEITRKLG; translated from the coding sequence ATGCTGCAAAAACTGTCATTATACGTCGCCAATATCTGTGCGGCTGAAGACAGCGCCCAGATCGATACGGTGCTGGCTCGGGCGGTGCAGGACCTGAATTTCGTCAGCTATAACCTGTCCTGCGGCAAGCTGAACCCACAGGATTTCATGACCGATCCCGATCTGACATCATGGACCACACATGAGCTGGAGGCCTATGACCGCGACCGCTGGGGGCGACGCGATCCGCTGTTGCAACGGCTTGAGGGTCGGGAGCCGGCGGCACATACTTGGTGCAGCACCGACTGGCTTGAGACGCCGTATCACGATTATAGTGAATATGTGCATGGTGTCGGGATCGGCGGCGGGGTCACGGTTCCGCTGGCCTCCTCGACCGGGCGCTTCAACGCGATGACGTTGCTGACTCTGACGCCCGAGATCAGCGGCGATCAACTGGCCGCCACGCAGATCCTTGCCAATGTCGCGCAAAGCAGGCTGGCGGCGACCGGCCTGCTGCATGCGGGCACGGGTTCTTCGGCAGCGGCGTTTCGCACGCTCAGCAACCGGCAGAGGGAAATCCTGCACTGGGCGGCCATGGGCAAGTCGAATGCCGAAATCGCCGTCATCATGGACCAGACCAAGCGCGGCATCGATTATCACATCAGCGAAATCACCCGCAAACTGGGGTGA
- a CDS encoding MetQ/NlpA family ABC transporter substrate-binding protein, which yields MLRFTTVVSALALSAAAAMAQDIKVGVSPGEHGEIMEEVAKVAEPMGLNIQIIEFSDYVVPNQALADGDLEANSFQHRPYLENQMNDRGFDLVEIGTTITTPMGIYSDKIEDLAELPDGGRVGIPNDPTNGGRALLLLQDLGLIALAEGTGLVPTPLDVSENDKNLRFLELDAAQLPRSLADTDISIINTNYALAAGLSPRNDTIAMEEADSPYVNIIVVRQGDQDEDWAKKLVDAYHSDEVKAFIDEKYDGAVLTSW from the coding sequence ATGCTGCGTTTTACCACCGTCGTTTCCGCCCTGGCCCTGTCGGCCGCCGCCGCCATGGCGCAGGATATCAAGGTCGGCGTCTCGCCCGGCGAACATGGCGAGATCATGGAAGAGGTTGCCAAGGTCGCCGAACCGATGGGCCTGAACATCCAGATCATCGAGTTTTCGGATTATGTCGTGCCCAATCAGGCGCTGGCCGATGGCGATCTGGAAGCCAACAGCTTTCAGCACCGCCCCTATCTGGAAAACCAGATGAATGATCGCGGCTTTGATCTGGTCGAGATCGGCACCACCATCACCACGCCGATGGGCATCTATTCCGACAAGATCGAGGACCTCGCCGAACTGCCCGATGGCGGCCGCGTCGGCATCCCGAACGATCCCACCAATGGCGGCCGGGCGCTGCTGCTGTTGCAGGATCTGGGGCTGATCGCGCTGGCCGAGGGCACCGGGCTGGTGCCGACCCCGCTGGATGTCAGCGAGAACGACAAGAACCTGCGTTTCCTTGAACTGGACGCCGCGCAGCTGCCGCGTTCGCTGGCCGATACCGATATCTCGATCATCAACACCAACTATGCGCTGGCCGCCGGGCTGAGCCCGCGCAACGACACCATCGCAATGGAAGAGGCCGACAGCCCCTATGTGAACATCATCGTGGTGCGCCAGGGCGATCAGGACGAGGACTGGGCGAAAAAGCTGGTCGACGCCTATCACAGCGACGAGGTCAAAGCCTTTATCGATGAAAAATACGACGGCGCTGTCCTGACGTCCTGGTAA
- a CDS encoding methionine ABC transporter permease, whose amino-acid sequence MSANLIALLYQASLQTLYMVAVSAILGTLGGLPLGVFLATSQRGELLSAPMLNRALGLVVNATRSVPFIILVVAIIPFTRMIAGTSIGTNAAIVPLTIAAIPFIARLVENAIREVDAGLIEAARAMGATPLQIIRKVLIREALPGIALGLTLAVVSLIGYSAMVGAVGGEGLGDLGIRYGYQRFMPDVMLAVVVILIVLVQLVQSIGEWIAARFDKRAPRNRGH is encoded by the coding sequence ATGTCCGCTAACCTGATCGCGCTGCTTTATCAGGCCAGCCTGCAAACGCTGTATATGGTGGCGGTTTCGGCCATCCTTGGCACGCTTGGCGGGTTGCCTCTGGGTGTGTTTCTGGCCACGTCGCAGCGTGGGGAATTGCTGTCTGCGCCGATGCTGAATCGGGCGCTGGGGCTGGTGGTCAATGCCACGCGCTCGGTCCCGTTCATCATTCTGGTGGTGGCGATCATTCCGTTCACGCGGATGATCGCGGGCACCTCGATCGGCACCAATGCCGCCATCGTGCCGCTGACCATCGCCGCCATCCCCTTTATCGCAAGGCTGGTCGAGAATGCCATCCGCGAGGTCGATGCCGGGCTGATCGAGGCCGCCCGCGCCATGGGTGCCACCCCTTTGCAGATCATCCGCAAGGTGCTGATCCGCGAGGCGCTGCCGGGCATTGCCCTTGGCCTGACGCTGGCCGTGGTCAGCCTGATCGGCTATTCCGCGATGGTCGGCGCGGTCGGCGGCGAGGGGCTGGGCGATCTGGGTATCCGCTATGGCTATCAGCGGTTCATGCCCGATGTGATGCTGGCGGTCGTGGTCATCCTCATCGTGCTGGTGCAGCTGGTGCAATCCATCGGCGAATGGATCGCCGCCCGTTTCGACAAGCGCGCGCCGCGCAATCGCGGCCACTGA
- a CDS encoding methionine ABC transporter ATP-binding protein: MTDSAKTGAAITFDKVGKAFAGSGGQAVTALEDVTLRIGPGAICGIIGRSGAGKSTLLRMVNGLERPTSGTVTVAGHDVGRARGSALRAIRREVGMIFQHFNLLASRTVFGNIALPLEIAGMASGSIRARVEDLIARVGLDGLRDRYPAELSGGQKQRVGIARALATQPKVLLSDEATSALDPETTQTVLRLLADINRDLGLTILLITHEMAVVRDIASDMAVIDGGRIVEAGPTYDVFVHPRHATTRSFLSGVTGITLPRFVANRMQADRPQGPSQEVIRVTFSGDHATDPMLARLNADLGISVNILAGAIEEIGPHPFGNLLLSLDADRGEQARGFLESHGLLTEVLGYVR; encoded by the coding sequence ATGACCGACAGCGCGAAAACCGGGGCGGCCATTACCTTTGACAAGGTGGGCAAGGCCTTTGCGGGCAGCGGCGGCCAGGCGGTCACCGCGCTTGAGGACGTGACCCTGCGGATCGGGCCGGGCGCGATCTGCGGCATCATCGGTCGTTCGGGGGCGGGCAAGTCCACCCTGCTGCGCATGGTCAACGGGCTGGAACGTCCGACCAGTGGCACCGTCACCGTGGCCGGGCATGATGTGGGCCGGGCGCGGGGTTCGGCGCTGCGGGCGATCCGGCGCGAGGTTGGAATGATTTTCCAGCATTTCAACCTGCTGGCCTCGCGCACCGTTTTCGGCAATATCGCGCTGCCGCTGGAGATCGCCGGCATGGCCTCGGGCAGCATCCGGGCGCGGGTCGAGGATCTGATCGCGCGGGTCGGTCTGGACGGTTTGCGCGACCGCTATCCGGCGGAACTGTCGGGCGGGCAGAAGCAGCGCGTCGGCATCGCGCGGGCGCTGGCGACGCAGCCCAAGGTTTTGCTGTCGGACGAGGCGACCTCGGCGCTGGACCCGGAGACCACGCAGACGGTGCTGCGGTTGCTGGCCGATATCAACCGCGATCTGGGGCTGACCATCCTGCTGATTACCCATGAGATGGCCGTGGTGCGCGACATTGCCAGCGACATGGCGGTGATCGATGGCGGGCGGATCGTCGAGGCGGGGCCGACCTATGATGTCTTCGTCCACCCGCGCCATGCCACGACGCGGTCGTTCCTGTCGGGCGTCACCGGCATCACCCTGCCGCGTTTCGTCGCCAACCGCATGCAGGCGGACCGCCCGCAGGGCCCCTCGCAAGAGGTGATCCGGGTGACCTTTTCGGGCGATCACGCCACCGATCCGATGCTGGCGCGGCTGAATGCGGATCTGGGGATCAGCGTCAATATCCTTGCCGGTGCCATCGAGGAGATCGGGCCGCATCCTTTCGGCAACCTGCTGCTGTCGCTGGATGCCGACCGGGGCGAGCAGGCGCGAGGATTTCTGGAAAGTCACGGGCTGCTGACGGAGGTTCTGGGCTATGTCCGCTAA
- a CDS encoding dicarboxylate/amino acid:cation symporter: MQIDTQAQPAIHAPRPFYRHLYFQVICAIVAGALIGHFYPETGEALKPLGDGFIKLVKMIIAPVIFLTIVTGLAGMGTLKGVGSVVGKSFGYFLFFSTFALIVGLIVANVVRPGAGMNIDPATLDASKVSDYAAKAHESSLTGFVMDIIPTTLTSAFVDGNILQVLFVAILFGIGLIMVGDKGKPVLHVFEAASHAIFRVVDILMKAAPIGAFGAFAFTIGKYGIASIVNLATLVGTFYLTSALFIIVVLGTVCAMQGFSIFRLISYLKAEILLVLGTSSSESALPSLMEKMEKAGCKRSVVGLVVPTGYSFNLDGTNIYMTLAALFIAQATNTDLSLQQQILLLLVAMLSSKGAAGVTGAGFITLAATLSVVPTVPVAGMALILGVDRFMSECRSITNFIGNAVATVVVSRWQNALDRDQFDRAMAGDLFEGAVRPVGHLNAAPAGLQLNEASAD, encoded by the coding sequence ATGCAGATCGACACACAGGCACAGCCTGCCATTCACGCACCGCGCCCCTTTTATCGTCACCTGTATTTTCAGGTGATCTGCGCCATCGTCGCCGGTGCGCTGATCGGCCATTTCTATCCCGAAACCGGCGAGGCGCTGAAGCCGCTTGGCGATGGCTTCATCAAGCTGGTCAAGATGATCATCGCCCCGGTGATCTTTCTGACCATCGTCACCGGACTGGCCGGGATGGGCACGCTGAAGGGCGTGGGGTCGGTCGTCGGCAAGTCATTCGGCTATTTCCTGTTCTTTTCGACCTTCGCGCTGATCGTCGGCCTGATCGTGGCCAATGTCGTGCGGCCCGGCGCCGGGATGAATATCGACCCGGCCACGCTGGATGCCAGCAAGGTGTCGGATTACGCCGCCAAGGCGCATGAAAGCTCTTTGACCGGGTTTGTCATGGATATCATTCCGACGACGCTGACCTCGGCCTTTGTAGATGGCAATATCCTGCAGGTGCTGTTCGTCGCCATCCTTTTCGGCATCGGCCTGATCATGGTCGGCGACAAGGGCAAGCCGGTGCTGCATGTGTTCGAGGCCGCCAGCCACGCCATCTTCCGCGTCGTCGATATCCTGATGAAGGCCGCGCCCATCGGCGCCTTCGGGGCCTTCGCCTTTACCATCGGCAAATACGGCATCGCCTCGATCGTCAATCTGGCGACGCTGGTGGGGACCTTCTATCTGACCTCGGCGCTGTTCATCATCGTGGTTCTGGGCACCGTCTGTGCCATGCAGGGCTTTTCGATCTTTCGGCTGATTTCCTATCTGAAGGCCGAGATCCTGCTGGTTCTGGGCACCTCGTCGTCGGAATCGGCGCTGCCCTCGCTGATGGAGAAGATGGAGAAGGCGGGCTGCAAGCGTTCAGTCGTCGGGCTGGTCGTGCCCACCGGCTACAGCTTCAACCTGGATGGCACCAATATCTATATGACGCTGGCGGCGCTGTTCATCGCGCAGGCAACCAATACCGACCTGTCGCTGCAACAGCAGATCCTGCTGCTGCTGGTGGCGATGCTGTCATCAAAAGGGGCGGCCGGGGTGACCGGGGCGGGCTTCATCACGCTGGCGGCGACGCTGTCGGTGGTGCCCACGGTGCCGGTGGCGGGCATGGCGCTGATCCTTGGGGTGGACCGGTTCATGTCGGAATGCCGCTCGATCACCAATTTCATCGGCAATGCGGTCGCCACGGTGGTCGTCAGCCGCTGGCAGAACGCGCTGGACCGCGACCAGTTCGACCGCGCCATGGCGGGCGATCTGTTCGAAGGAGCGGTGCGGCCGGTGGGGCATCTGAACGCCGCGCCTGCCGGGCTGCAACTGAACGAGGCAAGCGCGGACTGA